From one Lolium rigidum isolate FL_2022 chromosome 4, APGP_CSIRO_Lrig_0.1, whole genome shotgun sequence genomic stretch:
- the LOC124706194 gene encoding cytochrome c-type biogenesis protein CcmE homolog, mitochondrial-like, translating into MAFSRLLPSRRLLSTLLHTPTPAPAARATATTTPTPFAHNLHPARFYSATRRAGPGAPRQPRAADIGARARQLQSRRLWTYALTFGCAAGFVVTVLATFQDQLVFYLTPTDALARFATDPAKARCRLGGLVLEGSVAHPSSSASEIEFVVTDLVTDVLVRYEGALPDLFREGHSVVVEGFLKPMSDDLRRDGAGRKVADKAREGACFLQGTEVLAKHDEKYMPKEVGEAIERNKKQIEADAAAAAAAAAAEETPTVAADGAKANS; encoded by the coding sequence ATGGCCTTCTCGCGCCTTCTCCCctcccgccgcctcctctccaccCTCCTCCACACCCCcaccccggccccggccgcgcgcgccaccgccaccaccacccccaccccgtTCGCCCACAATCTCCACCCCGCCCGCTTCTACTCCGCGACGCGGCGGGCCGGGCCGGGCGCCCCGCGGCAGCCCCGCGCGGCGGACATCGGGGCGCGGGCGCGGCAGCTGCAGAGCCGGCGCCTCTGGACCTACGCGCTCACCTTCGGCTGCGCGGCGGGGTTCGTGGTCACCGTGCTGGCCACGTTCCAGGACCAGCTCGTCTTCTACCTCACGCCCACGGACGCGCTCGCGCGCTTCGCCACCGACCCGGCCAAGGCCCGCTGCCGCCTCGGCGGGCTCGTCCTCGAGGGCTCCGTCGCgcacccctcctcctccgcctccgagaTCGAGTTCGTCGTCACCGACCTCGTCACCGACGTCCTCGTCCGCTACGAGGGCGCGCTCCCCGACCTCTTCCGCGAGGGCCACTCCGTCGTCGTCGAGGGCTTCCTCAAGCCCATGTCCGACGACCTCCGCCGCGACGGCGCGGGGAGGAAGGTCGCCGACAAGGCAAGGGAGGGCGCGTGCTTCCTGCAGGGCACCGAGGTGCTCGCCAAGCACGACGAGAAGTACATGCCTAAGGAGGTCGGCGAGGCCATCGAGCGCAATAAGAAGCAGATCGAGGCGGACGCGGCTgctgcagcagcagctgctgctgctgaggaAACCCCAACTGTTGCGGCCGATGGAGCCAAGGCAAACTCGTAA